TACTTGCACAAAGACATTTTTGGTACACTGTAATATACTTGGAATGCTTTGTGTCTCTAAACCATCACGTATGTTTGGACTATTTCGTCTTCTGGTTGCTGAGGTGTGGGACTCTTGCGTCCATTTGAGCCCTCATTGGGAGTCTGACTGTGGTCAGTTGGTGGTCCAAATGCTGGTGTACATGCGGTCAGTGCACTAGGGATGTAGATAGACTGAGGAGGCTCTTTAATGAGGTTGTCCTGTGCAAGAATTCCATCAGATCCAGCACAGCTCCCACAACCTGTGATATTGCAGACAGGATCCTGGGATGGGCTGCACAGGATGGGTAGGCTCGTTTCAACTGGAGATTTTGTGGGTGGAGCTGTGACGACATCATTGGGTCCACTGCATGGCTGACCCTGTGTGGTTTCCTCTATGGGGTATTTAAGAGGTTCATCTGCGGGGAGTTCCTTCATGTGCATTTTCCCCATCTGTTCAGTGAGCTCAGCCAGGCAGTCTTCTGTTGAGCTTTCACGGCTGCGTCCTTGCAGCAGCCTCCCGGCTAGAAGAAGCAATGCTTTGTGATCTGCTGGCTGGGCTTCTACAGGTATATCTGGGATGTGTAGTCTTCTATGGCCTGGGGGGTTCTCGGTGTGTATGGCTATAGACTGGGGGCCACTCATGTCAGTACTGGCCTCGTGGAACAGACCCGCGTTGTGGCTTCTGGATCCAGCCCACTCCTGAGGTTTGAGAGGCTGCACAGATCTTTGAGACTTTTGGAAAATGGGCTTTTGTCCGATGGCCAGGTCTGGGTAGTTCTCCCGCATCTCTAAGATAGACTTGTCATCGGTCATAAATGAGTTGGGCGGTCTTTCAACATCAGAGATAGGACCATCTTGAGACTTGTCGACTCCTTGATCAGAGTTATGACTTTTAAGTGACTCCTGTTGATGTTCTTCCTCTGGGTTTACCAGTGAGCTGCCTTCAACATGTCCATcctctttaaaaacatcatccttcagaaCATCCT
The sequence above is a segment of the Labeo rohita strain BAU-BD-2019 chromosome 7, IGBB_LRoh.1.0, whole genome shotgun sequence genome. Coding sequences within it:
- the si:ch211-189a15.5 gene encoding uncharacterized protein si:ch211-189a15.5 isoform X3, with translation MSVMFPSFEGRITTVTCRSTSDRFSDKSRTIPLTFTGHFVYYIKPVLPFARSILQMIGYYMETDTEYRLSDKFDPDKAKSMGFDLLLARLECEHLLELMNQRSHVECLEIIRTRAASLTFTAGEEVSEPTNGICNPNEDVLKDDVFKEDGHVEGSSLVNPEEEHQQESLKSHNSDQGVDKSQDGPISDVERPPNSFMTDDKSILEMRENYPDLAIGQKPIFQKSQRSVQPLKPQEWAGSRSHNAGLFHEASTDMSGPQSIAIHTENPPGHRRLHIPDIPVEAQPADHKALLLLAGRLLQGRSRESSTEDCLAELTEQMGKMHMKELPADEPLKYPIEETTQGQPCSGPNDVVTAPPTKSPVETSLPILCSPSQDPVCNITGCGSCAGSDGILAQDNLIKEPPQSIYIPSALTACTPAFGPPTDHSQTPNEGSNGRKSPTPQQPEDEIVQTYVMV
- the si:ch211-189a15.5 gene encoding uncharacterized protein si:ch211-189a15.5 isoform X2, which gives rise to MCNIQVFEVSVEAEKNDNEIAMTSLMPTGPFRLLVMDIYRNTFTGHFVYYIKPVLPFARSILQMIGYYMETDTEYRLSDKFDPDKAKSMGFDLLLARLECEHLLELMNQRSHVECLEIIRTRAASLTFTAGEEVSEPTNGICNPNEDVLKDDVFKEDGHVEGSSLVNPEEEHQQESLKSHNSDQGVDKSQDGPISDVERPPNSFMTDDKSILEMRENYPDLAIGQKPIFQKSQRSVQPLKPQEWAGSRSHNAGLFHEASTDMSGPQSIAIHTENPPGHRRLHIPDIPVEAQPADHKALLLLAGRLLQGRSRESSTEDCLAELTEQMGKMHMKELPADEPLKYPIEETTQGQPCSGPNDVVTAPPTKSPVETSLPILCSPSQDPVCNITGCGSCAGSDGILAQDNLIKEPPQSIYIPSALTACTPAFGPPTDHSQTPNEGSNGRKSPTPQQPEDEIVQTYVMV
- the si:ch211-189a15.5 gene encoding uncharacterized protein si:ch211-189a15.5 isoform X1, with product MTNSVEDQTPVSRKDVFAKYLQYYDKVSCEGSLKVCSEPQVTDEARRVLLLSDEEPRKKLNALDFYETLYKCAQHRDCHRRVHDLKKAAELLELFCVNLFLFPWKKEIKTLKTFTGHFVYYIKPVLPFARSILQMIGYYMETDTEYRLSDKFDPDKAKSMGFDLLLARLECEHLLELMNQRSHVECLEIIRTRAASLTFTAGEEVSEPTNGICNPNEDVLKDDVFKEDGHVEGSSLVNPEEEHQQESLKSHNSDQGVDKSQDGPISDVERPPNSFMTDDKSILEMRENYPDLAIGQKPIFQKSQRSVQPLKPQEWAGSRSHNAGLFHEASTDMSGPQSIAIHTENPPGHRRLHIPDIPVEAQPADHKALLLLAGRLLQGRSRESSTEDCLAELTEQMGKMHMKELPADEPLKYPIEETTQGQPCSGPNDVVTAPPTKSPVETSLPILCSPSQDPVCNITGCGSCAGSDGILAQDNLIKEPPQSIYIPSALTACTPAFGPPTDHSQTPNEGSNGRKSPTPQQPEDEIVQTYVMV